The following is a genomic window from Elusimicrobiota bacterium.
GCATCCCCTGCTGACCTGCACTTTGATCAACGTGTGGCTGGGCATCCCCTTCATGATGGTGATCATCCTGGGCGGGCTGCAGTCCATCTCCAAGCATTACTACGACGCGGCGGCCATAGACGGGGCCTCGGCCTGGCAGCAGCTCCGCCACATCACGGTGCCCCTGCTGCGTCCGGTCCTGGGCCCGGCCATCACCTTGGGCACGGTGTGGACCTTCAACAACATCAACGTCATCTACCTGGTGACGGGCCAGGCCGGGGGCACCGAGGACGCGGATATCCTCGTTTCGGCGCTTTACAAGGCCGCTTTCACTTTTTACCGTTATTCGTATTCCGCCGCTTTGGCCATCGTGATCTTCTTGATTTTGTTCTTCTTTTCTGTGTTGTGGCTGAAGTTCTCCAAGGGCTCGGAGTCGGTCTATGGCTGAGACCCGGGAGGACGTGGCGCGGGCTCTGGCCGCGCACCGCCGCAAGCAGACGGTTCAGGCCGTGCTCATCCACGCCGCTTTGATCGCGGCCTGCCTGATCTGCGTCTATCCTCTGCTGCGCATGGTCTCGGTCTCCCTGCGGCCCGGCGACCGCCTCATCTCCACCGACCTCTCGCTGCTCCCCGCCGGCGCGACCGCCGCTTCCTATCTCAGCGTCTTCAAGCAGACCAATTTCCTGCTCTGGCTCTGGAACTCCTTGGTCATCACCTGCGTGACCTCCTTCATCGGCGTGAGCCTGGCGGCCACCGGCGGCTACGCCTTCTCGCGCTTCAAGTTCCCGGGCGACAAGCTGGGCCTGACGCTCCTGCTGGGGACGCAGATGATACCGGCCGGCATGCTGCTTCTGCCGCTTTTTTTGATGATCATGCGCCTGGGGCTCATCAACACCTACCTGGGGATGATCGTCGCCTATTCCGTGACGTCCTTGCCCTTCAGCATCTGGATCCTCAAGGGCTACTACGACACCATCCCGCGCTCGCTCGAAGAAGCGGCTTTGGTCGACGGCACCAGCCGCTTCGGCGCCTTCTACCGCATCGTGCTGCCCCTCTCCACCCCGGCCCTGTCCATCGCCTTCCTCTTCAATTTCACGCAGGCCTGGAACGAGTACCTGGTGGCGCGGGTGGTGCTCTGCGATGCGCAGCGCTACACCTGGACCTTGGGGCTCTTCGAGCTGCAGGGCCAGTACCTGACGCAGTGGGGGATGTTCGCGGCCGGCTCATTCATGGTGACGGTGCCCGTCCTGCTCATCTTCCTCTATTCGTCGAAGTGGCTCATCTCGGGCCTGACCTTGGGCGGAGTGAAAGGATAAACATGGCATCAGTGACCTTGAGGCGCATCAGCAAGAGATACCAAGAGGCGACGGTCCTGCGCGAGATCAGCCTGGAGATCGCGGACCGCGAGTTCATGATCCTGGTCGGGCCCTCGGGCTGCGGCAAGTCCACGCTGCTGCGCATGGTCGCGGGCCTCGAGGACATCACGGAAGGCGAGATCCTCATCGACGGCAGGATCGTCAACCACCTGGCCCCGCGCGACCGGGAGATCGCCATGGTCTTCCAGGACTACGCCCTCTATCCGCACATGACGGTCGAGGAGAACATGAGCTTCGGCCTGCGCCTGCGCGCCGTGGCCAAGGCCGAGATCGACCGGCGGGTACAGGAGGCGGCGGGCATCCTGCAGATCCAGAGCCTCTTGAAGCGCACGCCGCGCGCCCTCTCCGGGGGGCAGCGCCAGCGCGTGGCCATCGGCCGCGCCATCGTGCGCAAGCCCAAGGCCTTCCTGTTCGACGAGCCGCTGAGCAACCTCGACGCCAAGCTGCGCGAGGAGATGCGCGTGGAGATCGCCAAGCTGCACCAGCGCCTGGGCGCGACCATCATCTACGTCACCCACGACCAGGTGGAGGCCATGACCTTGGGCTCGCGCATGGCCGTGATGAACGGCGGCATCATCCAGCAGGTGGGCACCCCGGCCGAGGCCTTCGCCCGCCCCGCCAACCATTTCGTGGCCGGCTTCATCGGCAGCCCGACCATGAACTTCCTTTCGGGAACGCTGGAGGGGGGGACCTTCAAGAGCCCGGACCTGGGCTTCAAGCTCCCCGGGGCGCGTGCCGCGGGCCCGGTGATCCTGGGAGTGCGGCCCGAGGGCATCTGCGTCGACCGCGCCGACGGCTCTGCGTCGAGCGAGCCCGTGCCGGCCGTCATCGAGGTGGTGGAGCTCTTGGGCTACAAGCGCAACCTGTACCTCAAGGCGGGCGAGAAGCGGCTATTGGCCACGGTGGACGCGTCCTTCGACGGCAAGCCCGGCGACACCGTCTCCATGAGCTTCCAGCTCGCCGGCATACACCTGTTCGACAAAGAGAGCAAGTCCCGCATCGCCTGAAGGCAAGTCCAAAGGGACGTCATAGTTCCTTCGAGTGCGATCCTGAATTACATGCACCTCTCTGTGGAATTCCGCTGACGGTACCATCCCTTTTCCATCCTTACCTCGATTATCGCGGCAAATAGCGAAAAATCATTATTTCGTAATCGTTTTTTTCCCGGGACTGCACGTCTTGCGGAACTTTTTGGCGTCCAACTCGTATATAGTATGTGGACCCAGAGAATTGGTTCGCCTACTGCGCCAAGAGAACCAACGCGGAACTCATAGCAGGCCTTAAGCGCCTCGACGGCAGGGAGTCGCGCTCTCTGGCGGCCATACTCGCGCATCTCTCCGAGCTCGATGACCGCATGGCCGTGCAGGAACTGGCCTTCCCTTCGCTGTTCAACTACTGCACCAGAGAGCTCGGCTACTCGGAAGCCGAAGCCCTGCTTCGCATCCGCACCGCGCGCGCCGCACGGCGCTACCCCAGCATCCTGACCATGATCGCTCAGCGGCGCATCCACGTGACGGCCGTGGCCAAGCTCTACCCGCATCTGACTTCCGCCAACTATCGCAGCTTGCTGGCCAAGGCCAGCCGGCGCTCCCTGGAGGAACTCGACCGTCTGCTCGCCGAGCTTGCGCCCCTCCCGGAAAAGCGGCCGGTGATCCGCATGCTCTCAGTCGGCGATCCCGCTCCGGCCTTGGAGAACGGCGGCCCGCCGAAGGATCCCTGTGGGGGCGCCGCAGCAGAAGACCTGTTCTCAGCGGCAGCCAGCGGCGAGCCGGCTGCGACCCTATCGCAGACGGAAGCGCCAGAGCAACGCGAAGGCCGCGTGCTCTTCAACTTCGTGGCCGGCGAGGAATTGCTGGCCAAATACAAACGGGCCAAGGGCCTGCTCTGGCACAAGTACCCGGCCGGCCGGCCGGAGCACATCTTCGACGATGCGCTCGAAGCCTTGCTGGACCGCAAGGACCCTGACCGGCGCATAGAACGGAAGCGGCGCCGGGCTGCGGCGCGGGAGGCCGTCCGGGCGCGGGCGCCCTGCCGGCGACTTTCTTCGCCGGGCCGGGCTCTTTCTGGCTCGCCTATCGGTTCGGCCACATGATGCTGGTGGAGTCCTACCGGGGTTCTATGCCTTCGTCTACGTCCGGAAAGGCCGCTGAGCCGGAAGACCCGAGCGCCTATGGCTGAGCTTTCGGGGGGGATGCGACTTTTTGACAATCATCCAGCCAACCGGTCAATTCCTTCTTTAGCTCTCTAGCGACCTCGGGTTCCCGCTCGACCAAATTGATCGACTCTTTAGGATCGCTTTTAACGTCATACAACTCGTAACCATATGTATCGGCTTTAGGATCACGAGTTGAAATGAACTTCCATCTAGCGGTCCTGATTGCTATGTCTCCCCTTTGCATAGCGGACGGTGGATGTCTTTTGGTTTCAGAATAAGCGTTCAGATTAAGATCGACATCATGATTCACCAAGGGCATCAGACTTATCCCTTGGATGGTGATTCCCGGATGGATATCCAGGATATCCAAGATGGTAGGCATGATATCGATAGAGCGTACCACCTTATCGATCAATTTATTCTTCGGGATGATTCCAGGTAACCTGACAATAAAAGGGACATGCATTGTTTCATCGTAAAGGTGATTGCCGTGAAACAGCTCGCCGTGCTCTAAGAATTCATCCGCATGGTCGGAAGTCACGATGATCAAAGTATCATCGAGCAAGCGCAGGCCTTTCATTTCATCGAGCAGGACGCCGATCTGATCATCCACGTATTTGATCTCGCCGTCATATTGAGAGATCACATATTCTAAAGCCCTGGGATGCTTCTTAAGGTAAGAGGGAAGGCGAGAGACCGCTTCGTCTACGATTTCTCTGGGGAAATCGTCATGAAAGTAGAACAAGATGTTGCCCGGAAGTTTCTTGAAACGCTCATCGACCCCGCCTCGGGAAAACAGCTTGTCATAAGGACGAGGGGGAGTGTAGGGGTTGTGAGCATCCGTGTAATTCAGATAGAGAAAAAATCGTTTCTTGGAGTTCGTCCTCAGCCAAGCGATGGCCTTCTCATTGATATATGGGGCTGCAAATCCCGCGCCGACCCCCGGTGAATCCGTGTCAAAATCCTGCCCGATCAGCGGCCCCGTAGGGCCTCCAAAGAGTGCGGTCACATAAGCTTCTTTTTTCAATATCTTCGGGAGAGTCGCGAATCTCTTGGGAGACCCGCCGTTGGATTGAAAAACAGGCGGATACAGGGAGGTGAATATCGAATACATGGATAGGGGACCGGCCGGCACTGGGCTGAAAGCCTGAGTGAACAGCGTCCCCTCTTTCGCCAATGCATCGATATGAGGGCTGGTGTCCCGGTGATAGCCGTAGCAGCCAAGATGATCGGCTCTCAAGATGTCGACGACGATCATGACGACATTGAAATCCTTTGCTCTCTTGTTATGGTTGGAAATCAAAAAATAAGAAAGCCAAGGGATCGCCAATATCGCGACAAAGAATAAGAATCTCCTGTTCCTCACCCGATCGATCCCTGGAATCGCTATCCGAATATGAATCTCCCCAGGACCTTCCTGAAGGGGGAAACGAGTCTCAGCAGGAAGTCTCCCCACGGGGATTCATAGATGAAGAACGCTATGGCTTTCTTCAGGGATGTCTCCCTGTAGACGTTGTAGCCGAACCACTGGTTCCGCTGCCTGATGAGCCGGTCCGGGAAATCGGGCATGGCCAGAAGAGGCGAGCGGAAAGTGACATATGAGCGGGGCAGCTCCAGATGCGGCGGAAGATAGCCCATCTTCACGGCCCGGTCATGCAGCGCCGTGCCGGGAAGGGGGAAGTAGATGGTCAGGGTGTACATGTCGGGCTGGATCTTCCTGATGAGGTCCTCCGTGTCATCGAACATCCGCGGGGTCTCTCCAGGCAAGCCGATGATGGTGAAGGCTTCCGTCATGAATCCCAGGGACTTGACGTAGGCGAAGGTCTCCACCGCTTCCTCATTCGAGAAATGCTTGTTGATGACGGTCCTGCGGAACTCCTCATTGCCGGTCTCGATGCCGAAGCCTATCCTGCGCCCGCCCGCATCCTTCAGCCTCGCGAGGAGCCCCTTGTTCTTCATGGGGATATGCCCATAGAAGTCGAAGGGCAGGCGCACCTCGCGGCGGTAGATCCCGCAGAATTCCTCCACGAGAGCCTCATTGGCCATGAATGTGTCATCCATGAAGTTGATTTCCCGCAAGTCGTATCGTTTCCGGCACGCCAGGATCTCGGCGACCACCCTCTGAGCGGAACGGTAGCGGACGTATCTCCCCGCCTGTTTGGAAGAGAGCGCTTTGTTGGAGCAGAACGCGCACCCGAAAGGACAGCCCCGGGTGAGCCTGAAACCGTTCTCGCCGGAGATGGATTTGAAACCGAAACGGCGGGAGGTCGCCCCTTCGGCGAACAGCTCTCGATCGACCGGGGGGAGGGCGTCGAGGTCCGAGAGGAAAGGCCCCGGCTCGCTCCTGACGATGCGGTCGCCATGCTTGACATGAAGCCCCGCCACCCCTTCAGGACGCTCGCCTCTTTCGAGGGACCGCACCACCTCCAGCAGGACCCTCTCTCCTTCCCCGACACAGAGAGCATCGAGCCTCTCGCACTCGAGCAGACAGTCCGGATTCAGCGTGGGATGGGGGCCGCCGCAGATCGTGAAGACCTCCCGGTCTTTCACCAGGGCCAGAAGATCCTTGACGAATCGATACTGATCCCAGCTCACGTAGAAGGCGATCACATGAGGCTTGAAATCCTCCAACTGCCTCTGAAACTGCCGCCCATCGTAATGCGGCGACATGTAGCACAGCCTTATGTCCCGATAGCCATGCTCCTTCAGGTACGCGGACAGGGAAGCCAGGCCGTACTGGAAGCCGTAGCTCCCCAGCTTGACGTTGATCATGGTGTAAACGAAGAGTATTCTCATGCGCATCTCCCGGAGCGCGTCATGCTCATGAGCCTGAAGAAGCCTCTGAGGTAGCTTTTCAGCACGGCCATGTTCCGTATGGATCTCAACGCTCGGATGAGGTATGAGGGCCGCAGGTAGAAGCCCCGCGCCGCCCGCGAGTAAGCAGCCTTCAGGTACTCGGGCGTCAGCCCCTCCTGAAAGAACCAGACCTCGGTCCCACTATATGAAGGATTGTCCCAGACTTCCTGGTTGAGACGGTAGCCGCGGATGATCTTCTCCCGCAACCGGGAGCCGAGCGGGATGGCCAGGTTGAACCCCGCGAAACTCAGATCGAGCGACTGCGCGAAGGAGATGGTCTTCTCAACGGTCTCCACGGTCTCTCCGGGATAGTTCAGGATGAACATCCCGTTGGCGGCTATCCCGGCCTCGTTCGTCCACCTCACGGCATCCCTGGCCTGCCTGGTGGTCGTGCCCTTGTCCATCTTTTTCAAGATCTCATCGTCGCCGGACTCGATCCCGTAGCTGATGCTGCGGCAGCCCGCTCTCTTCATGAGCCCCAGGAGTTCCCGGTCCACCTCATCCACCCTGGCCGAGCATCTCCAGATGATGTCGAGTCTCTTCTCGATGAGCAGGCGGCACAGCCGGACCGCGCGCTCCTTCGAGACGGTCAGAGTGTCATCGTAGAACTTGATCTCTCTCACCCGGTACTTCCGGATCATCTCCTCGATCTCTGCCACGATCCTCTCGGGAGCGCGCAGCCGCACACGGCCCAGCCAGACGGCCTTGTCGTCGCAGAATTCGCAGTGATAGGGGCAGCCGCGGGATGAGAGGATCGGCAGTTGGGGCAGCCTGAGGAACTGCCCGGGGGCCAGGTCCCTGTAGGCGGCGAGGTCGAAGAGATGCCTGGCCGGCGAGGGTATGGAGTCGATATCGTCGATGAGAGGACGCCGGGGCGTCTCCAGGATCTCGTCGCCGCGCCGGAAAGCGACGGACCGGACGCGCTCGAGATCGCCTCCTCTGGCCAGGCAGTCGAGGACCTCGACGACGGTCTGCTCCCCTTCGCCGATGACGGCCAGGGAAAAAGCTGCGCATCTGAGCAGGACATCCTTGCCCCCATAGACCGAGGGGTAGGCGCCTCCGACCATGAGGCAGACTGAGCGGTCCAGACGCCGCGCGGCCTGCGCGAGGTCGCAGGCGCTCCGTATCGAAGCGATGGTCGTGCTGAAGCCGATGACGTCGAGACCGCCCCGCCTTACGCGCTCAAGGAGCTTTTCCCCGGGATTCCTCAGGACCTGGCAATCCATGATCTCGACGTGGTGTCGATCCCTTTCCAGGGCGGCGGCCACATACGCCAAGCCTATGGGGAAGGAGGCGTCGCCGCTGTAGATGAAGCCGGGAACAGGCTTATCGTCGAGGGGCGGCTGCACGAGCAGAACGTTCATCGGCCATCTCGCCTGAGGACCAGATGCCTCATGAAATTCGCTACAGCCTCGGGATTCAGAGAAAGGATCATGGATTCCTCTACCCCGAAATTGCAGTAATGCCTGGCGCAGGGATTCCTGCGGAGTTTGTCAAAGGCGGCCCTGAAGCCCAGCTCGACGCCGTTGGGCAGAGCGGCATCGCCCAGCTGCAGGCCGCAAGCCCCGATATTGCCGCGGCAATCGACCGCGCAGTAGAGATCCCCCGCCTTGCAGTCGAAGGGCCGCTTCTGGAAATCCCCGCTCGCCATGTAGCGCAGGAAAGTCCAGGAGCTCAAGACCGGATAGCCTCCCTTCTTCCTCTCGATCAGCGATTGGAATGCCTTCCGGCAGTCCTCTTCTCCCGGGACCATCTTCTCGAAGTCGGCCCGGGAGATGGAGCGGGGATGGTGGAAGAGCAAAGTGAACAACGAGGAGAAGCCCGTGGCGCGGGCCAGCTCCAGGATGAAGCCGATGTCCTGAAGGTTGAGCCTGGTCAGGACCGTGCTGGTTATGACGGGCTTGCCCAGCTTTCTCATCGCGGCGATGCCTTCCACCGCCCTCCTGAAGGAGCCGGGCATCCGCATCGAATCGTGAACGCCCTCGGAGCCGTCCAGGCTCACGATGACCAGATCGAGTCCTTTCAATCTTGGAGCCATCCCGGCCAGGAGATATCCATTGGTCGCAAGATTGACGATCAAGCCCTTGGCCTTGCCGTAGGCGATGATGTCCTCTATGTCGTCCCTCAGAAGGGGCTCACCCCCGGTCAGCCCGATCCTGCGCGTGCCGAGTCCGTAAAAGTCGTCCATCAGCGAGAACACCTGGGCCGTCGTCATCTCCGGCATGCCGTCCTTGGTCTGGTCGCAGTATCGGCACTTGAAATTGCACCTGTCGGTCAGTTCGACGGAGACGGAAAGGGGGATCCTCCGGCCGAGGATGCAGGCCTTGAACGCGGAATCGAGGAATGAAAGGCACTGCGATAGTCTCATGTTCAGGAAGCCTTTCCTGGAGCCTCAGCGCATTGCGCGCAGAGCCCGCGGGCTGAGGTGTCGGGGTCCGGGGCTCTTGCAGGCCTTCAGTCTGCTGGCGATCTGGGGAAGAGCGATGAGCTTGGCATGGAGGAGTCCCGCGACGTAGGCCCCGCCCTCGGCCGTATAGTGCGCCGTGAACGGAAGGCGGTCCGGGATGAACAGCCCGCGGAGCCTGTAGAGGGGCAGCTTCCACATCTCGGCATCGAGGTCCAGGAATACGATGCCCCGGGAAGGGAGCTGACGAGCCAGGAACCGCCGTAAAGGCTCGTCCTCTTGCGGGTGGGCTACGCGCGGGCTGTTCGGGAGGAGCACCACGACCAGCACGCTGCCTTTGGCCCGGCCGGTCTGCGCGAGCTCTTCCAATATCCGGATCAGACGGGCCTGCGTGGAGGCGCGCTGAGCCTCCGTCCGCGCTTCCGGCCGCGCCTGCGGCCGCGCCT
Proteins encoded in this region:
- a CDS encoding carbohydrate ABC transporter permease; this translates as MAETREDVARALAAHRRKQTVQAVLIHAALIAACLICVYPLLRMVSVSLRPGDRLISTDLSLLPAGATAASYLSVFKQTNFLLWLWNSLVITCVTSFIGVSLAATGGYAFSRFKFPGDKLGLTLLLGTQMIPAGMLLLPLFLMIMRLGLINTYLGMIVAYSVTSLPFSIWILKGYYDTIPRSLEEAALVDGTSRFGAFYRIVLPLSTPALSIAFLFNFTQAWNEYLVARVVLCDAQRYTWTLGLFELQGQYLTQWGMFAAGSFMVTVPVLLIFLYSSKWLISGLTLGGVKG
- the ugpC gene encoding sn-glycerol-3-phosphate ABC transporter ATP-binding protein UgpC, which translates into the protein MASVTLRRISKRYQEATVLREISLEIADREFMILVGPSGCGKSTLLRMVAGLEDITEGEILIDGRIVNHLAPRDREIAMVFQDYALYPHMTVEENMSFGLRLRAVAKAEIDRRVQEAAGILQIQSLLKRTPRALSGGQRQRVAIGRAIVRKPKAFLFDEPLSNLDAKLREEMRVEIAKLHQRLGATIIYVTHDQVEAMTLGSRMAVMNGGIIQQVGTPAEAFARPANHFVAGFIGSPTMNFLSGTLEGGTFKSPDLGFKLPGARAAGPVILGVRPEGICVDRADGSASSEPVPAVIEVVELLGYKRNLYLKAGEKRLLATVDASFDGKPGDTVSMSFQLAGIHLFDKESKSRIA
- a CDS encoding sulfatase, encoding MIVVDILRADHLGCYGYHRDTSPHIDALAKEGTLFTQAFSPVPAGPLSMYSIFTSLYPPVFQSNGGSPKRFATLPKILKKEAYVTALFGGPTGPLIGQDFDTDSPGVGAGFAAPYINEKAIAWLRTNSKKRFFLYLNYTDAHNPYTPPRPYDKLFSRGGVDERFKKLPGNILFYFHDDFPREIVDEAVSRLPSYLKKHPRALEYVISQYDGEIKYVDDQIGVLLDEMKGLRLLDDTLIIVTSDHADEFLEHGELFHGNHLYDETMHVPFIVRLPGIIPKNKLIDKVVRSIDIMPTILDILDIHPGITIQGISLMPLVNHDVDLNLNAYSETKRHPPSAMQRGDIAIRTARWKFISTRDPKADTYGYELYDVKSDPKESINLVEREPEVARELKKELTGWLDDCQKVASPPKAQP
- a CDS encoding radical SAM protein, producing the protein MRILFVYTMINVKLGSYGFQYGLASLSAYLKEHGYRDIRLCYMSPHYDGRQFQRQLEDFKPHVIAFYVSWDQYRFVKDLLALVKDREVFTICGGPHPTLNPDCLLECERLDALCVGEGERVLLEVVRSLERGERPEGVAGLHVKHGDRIVRSEPGPFLSDLDALPPVDRELFAEGATSRRFGFKSISGENGFRLTRGCPFGCAFCSNKALSSKQAGRYVRYRSAQRVVAEILACRKRYDLREINFMDDTFMANEALVEEFCGIYRREVRLPFDFYGHIPMKNKGLLARLKDAGGRRIGFGIETGNEEFRRTVINKHFSNEEAVETFAYVKSLGFMTEAFTIIGLPGETPRMFDDTEDLIRKIQPDMYTLTIYFPLPGTALHDRAVKMGYLPPHLELPRSYVTFRSPLLAMPDFPDRLIRQRNQWFGYNVYRETSLKKAIAFFIYESPWGDFLLRLVSPFRKVLGRFIFG
- a CDS encoding radical SAM protein, producing the protein MNVLLVQPPLDDKPVPGFIYSGDASFPIGLAYVAAALERDRHHVEIMDCQVLRNPGEKLLERVRRGGLDVIGFSTTIASIRSACDLAQAARRLDRSVCLMVGGAYPSVYGGKDVLLRCAAFSLAVIGEGEQTVVEVLDCLARGGDLERVRSVAFRRGDEILETPRRPLIDDIDSIPSPARHLFDLAAYRDLAPGQFLRLPQLPILSSRGCPYHCEFCDDKAVWLGRVRLRAPERIVAEIEEMIRKYRVREIKFYDDTLTVSKERAVRLCRLLIEKRLDIIWRCSARVDEVDRELLGLMKRAGCRSISYGIESGDDEILKKMDKGTTTRQARDAVRWTNEAGIAANGMFILNYPGETVETVEKTISFAQSLDLSFAGFNLAIPLGSRLREKIIRGYRLNQEVWDNPSYSGTEVWFFQEGLTPEYLKAAYSRAARGFYLRPSYLIRALRSIRNMAVLKSYLRGFFRLMSMTRSGRCA
- a CDS encoding radical SAM protein, which produces MRLSQCLSFLDSAFKACILGRRIPLSVSVELTDRCNFKCRYCDQTKDGMPEMTTAQVFSLMDDFYGLGTRRIGLTGGEPLLRDDIEDIIAYGKAKGLIVNLATNGYLLAGMAPRLKGLDLVIVSLDGSEGVHDSMRMPGSFRRAVEGIAAMRKLGKPVITSTVLTRLNLQDIGFILELARATGFSSLFTLLFHHPRSISRADFEKMVPGEEDCRKAFQSLIERKKGGYPVLSSWTFLRYMASGDFQKRPFDCKAGDLYCAVDCRGNIGACGLQLGDAALPNGVELGFRAAFDKLRRNPCARHYCNFGVEESMILSLNPEAVANFMRHLVLRRDGR